The DNA window GGTGGTCGTCGCACAATGTCGCCACGCCGGAGGGAGACCAGGCCTCCGCCCTGTTCGGCAACTTCTCCATCGGGCTGTCGGGCTATCTCGGCGTGGGGCTTGTGGTGGTGCTCATCGCGGTTTTGACGGCGGCCACCTCGCACATCACGGTGATCACCTATCTCAGGCGCATCGAGACATGACGGCTCAGCAATTCTCACGAGCCGATTCGTGCGGTAACGCTTTGTGCTCCAACGCAAGCCGCGCGGACTCGCCCTTGCCGCAATTGCAGGTTACCTATGGGAAGATGACGGGAATTGCAGTCTCACAATTGGGCAGTGGCCTGCGCCGCCCACGCCGCGCGAGGGTGGCCTTGCGCGCTCTCACCGCCGGTTTCCTCCTGTCCTGCGCGGCATTCGTCACCGGTTTCGCCTTCTTCGCCGATCACGTCGCGCGCCTGCAGGCGCCGGCTACGCTCAATCCCGCCGACGGCATCGTGGTGCTGACGGGCGGCCAGTCGCGCATCGATACAGGCATGGACCTGCTTGCGGCGGGGAAGGGCAAGCGCCTGCTCATCAGCGGCGTCAACCCGATCGCCCGCGCCGACGATCTGAGGCTTGCGACCGGCGGCGACCGCACCCTGTTCAACTGCTGCGTGGATATCGACCGGGCTGCCCTCAACACGATCGGCAATGCCCAGGAAAGCGCGAAGTGGGTCAGCGCCAATACCTTTGGCAGCATCATCGTCGTCACGAACAACTACCACATGCCGCGCAGCCTGCTCGAAATGCGGCGGATCCTTCCCAAGGCCGATCTCCAGCCTTATCCCGTGGTGAACACACCGCTCGACGACGGCGCCTGGATGAGCGATCCGGACGCGCTCAGGGTGCTGGTCACCGAGTATGCCAAGTATCTCTACGCCCTCGCGCGGGGCCTCCTGCCGGCGAACAGCGCGGCCGAGTTCCCTGGCACCGTCAGCGCGGCCGTGGCACACAAGTAAGTTCTTCCCATTCTGCTCTTTACAACGGGCCTGCTTGCGGTAACCAACGGCTGGCGGCGCCGTCCGCGTCTTGTTCGGGATCCCGCATGCTGTATCTCCGCTCCCTGGCCTTCAATTTCGTCTTCTATGCGAATCTCGTCGTCCAGATGATCTTCTGGACGCCCCTCTACTTCCTGTTGCCGCGCAAGAAGGCGTGGTTCGTGCCGAAGGTCTGGGCCGCGTCCTGCCTGTGGCTGCACCGGGTTATCGCGGGCACGCGGGCGGAGATCTCCGGCATCGAGAACCTGCCGCAGGGCTCCTGCATCATTGCTCCCAAGCACCAGTCCTTCTGGGACACCATCGCCTTCCTGCCCTGGATTCCCGATGCGCTCTACATCTTGAAGCGGGAGCTCATGTGGATTCCGCTTTTCGGCTGGTACGTCGCCAAGATGCGCATGATCCCCATCGACCGCGGCAGCCGTTCCAAGGCGCTCCGGCAGGCCGTGAAGACCGGCCGGGAGCTGATGAAGGAGAACCGTCAGCTTATCATCTATCCCGAGGGCACCCGCCGCCCGCCGGGCGCGGAGCCCGCCTATAAATACGGCATCGTGGAACTCTACGCCCAGCTCAAGGTGCCGGTCGTGCCGGTCGCGCATGTGGCCGGCCTTTACTGGCCGCGGCGGAAATTCCTGCGCTATCCGGGCGTGATCCGCGCGCGCTTCCTGCCGCCGATCGAGCCCGGCCTTACGCGCGAGGCGTTTCTGGAGCGTCTCGTCCGCGAGACCGAGGCGGCCTGCGACGCACTGCTCCTGGAGGCGGCGAAAGGGCCGAACCCGCCGCCCTTGCCTGAAACGGCGCGGAAAAGGCTCGCGGAGCTTGGCGCAGCAGTGGAGTCCGAGGCGGCCCGGGGCTGAGAGGCTCCAATCAGAGCGTCCGGCGCTCCGGCGCCGAGGGCGCAATACGCTTCGCCACCACCTCCAACCAGTGGTCGCGAATGCCGAGCGCTTTCAGATGGTCGACCGTGTTGATCACATAGTCCTCATTGCGGCCCGACTGCCCGACGGCGCCCGAGACCCGTGCGGCCGCCTGTTCGGGCTCCATGCGCCCGGCATATTGCGGGTGGGCGCGGTCGACCACATAGGTGAGCCCTTCGACGATCGGCCCGCCTTCCAGCCTGATGGGCAGGCGGCGCTCGAGATAGACATTGGTCACCAGTTCGCGCTCGCGCAGATAGGCGATGACCTCGTTCGCGAGTTCGCCCGGAACGGAAAAGGCCAAGCCAAGGCAGGAGCCGCCCCTGTCGAGGCCCAGAACGAGCCCCGGCCGGTCCGGCGTGCCGCGATGCACGTGGGAATGCACGCAAAGTGCGCGGCGATAGCCGAACAGCCGCGCCTTGCGTGTTTCCACATGGGCAAAACCCGGGCGCCACATGAGAGACCCGTAGCCAAAGACCCAAAAATTGTCCATTTCCCCTGACTTCTGCCTTGATCGTGCTGGGCGGGAACTGATTCGGTTAGCGGGAGCAACGGTATGGCGTCAAGGACAAGCTCGCGTTTCGGCCGGCGCATCCTGTGGCTAGCAATCGCGATCGTCCTGGTCTGCGCGGCTTACACCGGTGCCTGGTTCTATGCGGCGCGCATGCTCGAATCCCGTGCAGTCGCCGTTCTGGAGAAGGTGAACGGAGGCGGTGTGCGCGCATTCTGCGAAGAGCCGCAGGCGAGGGGCTTTCCCTTCCGCATCGGCCTTT is part of the Chelativorans sp. AA-79 genome and encodes:
- a CDS encoding 1-acyl-sn-glycerol-3-phosphate acyltransferase, producing MLYLRSLAFNFVFYANLVVQMIFWTPLYFLLPRKKAWFVPKVWAASCLWLHRVIAGTRAEISGIENLPQGSCIIAPKHQSFWDTIAFLPWIPDALYILKRELMWIPLFGWYVAKMRMIPIDRGSRSKALRQAVKTGRELMKENRQLIIYPEGTRRPPGAEPAYKYGIVELYAQLKVPVVPVAHVAGLYWPRRKFLRYPGVIRARFLPPIEPGLTREAFLERLVRETEAACDALLLEAAKGPNPPPLPETARKRLAELGAAVESEAARG
- a CDS encoding YdcF family protein; amino-acid sequence: MRALTAGFLLSCAAFVTGFAFFADHVARLQAPATLNPADGIVVLTGGQSRIDTGMDLLAAGKGKRLLISGVNPIARADDLRLATGGDRTLFNCCVDIDRAALNTIGNAQESAKWVSANTFGSIIVVTNNYHMPRSLLEMRRILPKADLQPYPVVNTPLDDGAWMSDPDALRVLVTEYAKYLYALARGLLPANSAAEFPGTVSAAVAHK
- a CDS encoding gamma-glutamylcyclotransferase translates to MDNFWVFGYGSLMWRPGFAHVETRKARLFGYRRALCVHSHVHRGTPDRPGLVLGLDRGGSCLGLAFSVPGELANEVIAYLRERELVTNVYLERRLPIRLEGGPIVEGLTYVVDRAHPQYAGRMEPEQAAARVSGAVGQSGRNEDYVINTVDHLKALGIRDHWLEVVAKRIAPSAPERRTL